TCCACCATGGTGGGGTCGCTGCGCGCGTACCGGATTCCTGCCGCGACGTCGAGATCCATCCGCTCCCAGATCTCCTCCAACTGGAACCGGCGGGACATCAGCAGCGACGCCTCTTTGAGGAAGTCGGTGCGCTCAGCCCGCTCGGCCGAGGTCAACTCGTCATAGCTGCCCTGCAACGCCAGGACGCCGAAGGCGACGTGGCGCGCCTCGTCGCGGGCGACCAGTTCGGTGATCTGTTGAATGACCGGATCGAACGCGGATGCCTGGCCGAACCGGAACACGGCCAGTGCCAGGCCCTCGACGATGACCTGCATCCCGAGGTAGACGATGTCCCAGCGGTTGTCGGCGACGACCTGAAAGAGCAACGACCGCAGGGCTGGATTGATCGGGTACGAGCGGCCGAGCCGCTGCAGATACATCGAGAACGCTTCGACGTGCCGAGCCTCGTCGGCGACCTGGCTGGCCGCGTAGAGCTTGTCGTCGATGTTCGGAACGATCTGCACCAGCCGCGATGTCGCCAGTAACGCACCCTGTTCCCCGTGCAGGAACTGACTGGTCATCCAGCAGTGGTATTCCCAGCGGTAGTCGTTCCACAGCTCCGGGGGAACCGGGCAGTCAGGGGACCTCAGTTGTGCCGCGCTGGCCGCCGTCTCGGGCAGTGGCGCCCCGTACCGAAGCTCGGCTGACCAGTCGATGTCGGTGAGCGCGTTCCACTGCGCCGCCTTGCCCTTCTCGTACAGCGCTCGGAGCTTGTCCGCCTTGGCTTCGTAGTCCCAGGTGAATCGGGTCGTCGTCGTCGACTCGAACACCAACGACCCGGAGCGGTCCTCCACATGCGTCCCTTCGCCCGTGCGGCTGCGTCAGTACTGGTCGATCACGCTCGCCACGTCGTCTGGCCCGGGGATGGTGCCGAGACCGGCGGACACCTTGTCGAGCAGGAAGTCGCGCAATTCCGCTGGCGTGCCCATGGGTGGCGCCTCGGCGAGGACCGACGGGTCCAACTCGAACAGGTCTTCCAGGATCGAGGCCAGCTCCACCATGCGTAGGGAGTTGTAGTGCAACTCGCCCGCCAGGCTCTGATGTTCGCCGGCCACGTCGACAGGTTCGGGAGCGACCCGCCCGACGAGCCGCCGGACGATGTCGTCCGTCCGAGCCAGGTCGCTGGTGTCTTCGGTGGTTGCTCGTGACGTGCTGTCCATGTTCGGTCAGTGCCTCCGTTCGGGCTGCGCGGACCCTGCGAGCCGTCGCATCGTCATCAACAGATTCCTTCCGTGGATACTCCGGCCTTCAGGCCGGAGAGGAAACGGAACTTCTGCGAAGCAGGACAGGGCCATCCGATCCGCTGCCTGGGCGAATCGGCGTCTGCCCGCGTGTCACTCCGAGCGTCACCGCTCGGCTTACTAGCATGTGGACGGTGACCAGGGCGGTGAAGCGGGCGTACAAATACCGCTTCTACCCCACCCCGGAGCAGGCCGACCTCCTGAACCGGACCTTCGGGTGCGTGCGGAAGGTCTACAACCTGGCTCTGCATGCGCGGATCGAGGCGTGGCAGCAGCGGCAGGAACGGGTTACCTACAACGTCACCAGCGGGATGCTCACCGTCTGGAAAAAGTCTGAGGAGTTGGCGTTCCTCAACGAGGTGTCGTCGGTGCCGTTGCAGCAGACGCTGCGGCACCTGCAGGCCGGGTTCGTCGCGTTCTGGGACAAGCGGGCCCGGTACCCGCGTTTCAAGTCCAAGCGTCGGTCGCGGGCGTCGGCGGAGTTCACTTCCAGGGCGTTTCGCTACCGTGACGGTACGCTCACTTTGGCGAAGCTCGCCGAGCCATTGGACATCGTCTGGTCCAGGCCGCTGCCCGACGGTGCGACCCCGTCCACAGTGACGGTGTCCCGCGACGCCGCCGGGCGGTGGTTCGTGTCCCTGCTCTGCGAGGACACCATCACCCCCGAACCCGCCACCAGGACAGCGGTTGGTATCGATGCCGGTCTGGACTCGTTGCTGACCCTGTCGACCGGGGAGAAGATCACCAACCCCAGACACGAACGCACCGACCGCGAACGCCTCGCCCGTGCCCAACGGGAACTGGCGCGCAAGGAGAAGGACTCGGCTAACCAGGCCAAAGCCCGACTCCAGGTCGCCCGGATCCATGCCCGCATCGTCGACCGCCGCCGGGACCACCTGCACAAGCTGACCACTCGACTCGTGCGTGAGAACCAAACGCTCGTGATCGAGGACCTGTCCGTCCGCAACATGGTCAAGAACCACTCGCTCGCCAGGGCCATCTCCGATGCGGCCTGGCGACAGTTCCGCGAACTGCTCACGTACAAGTGCGCCTGGTACGGCCGGGACCTGGTCGTGATCGACCGCTGGTACCCGTCCTCCAAGACCTGCTCCGTCTGCGGAGCCGTCGCGGAAACCATGCCGTTGGGCGTGCGGTCGTGGACGTGCCGGTGCGGCACGATCCACGACCGGGACGTGAACGCGGCGCGTAACATTCTGGCCGCCGGGCTGGCGGTGACGGCCTGTGGAGCCGGTGTAAGACCTCAACGGGACACCTCCCGAACGGGGCAGTCGGCAGTGAAGCAGGAAACCCTTGGGGCGACCCAGGGAATCCCCCGCCTCTAGGCGGGGAAGGATGTCAAGACAACATCTCCTCCGTCACGGGGTCCGAGTCCCACTTCATGCTGCCCCCCATCTCTCCCCGGATCAGCCGGAGCCACATTTCCTGCCGTTTCAGTTTGCCGCTGGTGGTGCGGATGATCGTCCCTGGCGGCACGGCGTAGACCTGCACTCGCAGGCCGTCGGTGCCCTCGACGACGGCCTGTCCGATCGCCGGTGCGGCGTCGCCGATACCGCCTTCGACGAGGACGGCCGCCGTGTTGCGTCCCTCCAGCACTCCCAGCAGCGCGACGGTGCGTTGCGGACTGTTCGCGACGTTCCGCGCGCACCGCTCGGCGTCCTCCGCGAACAGCCAGGCGCCGAACTGCTTGACCGACTCGCCGAGACGGCCGACGACATAAAGCTGACCATCGCGGACGAAGCCCGCGTCTCCGGTCCGCAGCGTACCGGCGAAATCCTCCGCGCCGTCTTCGCCGATGTACCCGTCAGCCAGCGAGACGCCACCTATCTCGATCTCTCCGAACATGTCGTCGCCCACGGTGTGGCCATCGTCGTCGACCACCCGAACCGACATGCCGGACAACGGCGTGCCGCAGCCGACCAGACGCAGCCGGCGGCTGTCCGGCATGGCGCTGGCGACCCGTTCGCCGATGACCAGGGAGGCCGGGTCGACATCCAGAACCGGGTAGGCGCCGTGCATCGACGTCCCGGTCACTGCCAACGTCGCCTCGGCGAGGCCGTACGACGGGAGAAGTACCTCTCGTCGTAGACCGCACGGCTCGAGAAGCCGCAGGAAGGCCTCGAGCACACTGTCCTCGATGCGCTCGGCGCCCACGATGACGAACCGCAGGTTGCTCAGGTCAAGGCCGGCGACGTCCGCCGGCCGCACCCGCCGCACCACATGAGCGAGACCGAACGGTGGTGTCACGGCTCCGGTCGGGACGCCTTCGCCCAGCCGACGCAGCCAACGCGACGGCGACCGGACAAACTGATCGGGGCGCATCAGCCAGACGTCCGCGGTGCGGTTCATCGGTGCCAGCAGCTGCCCGACCAGTCCCATGTCGTGGTGCAGCGGCATCCAGCTCACATGCCTGTCTCGGGGAGTGAGCTGCATCCACTGGCTCAGAGTGGACAGCTGCCCCTGCAGCGCTTCGAAGGAGATCCGTATCCCCTTGGGCGCGCTGGTCGAACCCGAGCTGAACTGGATGAGCCCGACCTCGGGCGGCGTAACGGTGCCCGCCGCCACCGGCTCGTCGGCGATCTCCGTGACGACCGCGCAGCCCTGAGCATGGGCCAGCGACGCCAGCTGCGCGGCGACGTCGGCGCTCGTGGACAACACCCGTGCGCCGACCAGGCGGATGATGCGTTCAAGGTGTGCCGTGTAGGCCGCCCGGTCGCGGAACGCGCGCGGCGGGGCGACCGCCGTCGGCGTGGCTCCGAGCACCAGGGTGGCGAAGAAGTCGGCGACGAACTCGACGGACGCCCACCGGACCAGGACCACAACGTCACCGCGTTCTACGCCAGCCTGGCGTAGGCGGCGAGCCGCTGCCCAGGTCAGCTCGGCGAGCCGCGGATACGGCGTGAAATCCCACTCGTCGATCGTGGCGCTCGCGATGTGAATTCCCCGGTCGTCCGGCGGGTCCGTCAACCAGGCGAACAGCGACACGACCTCGATCCTCCCCGCGCTCATCCGGACCGCCATCGATCGACAGGTGCGTCGCCGGGCGGATTGGTCATCTCAGGCTGATATTGAAGTCCTGATGGCAGTCGATGGCAAGTGTGGACGGATCGAGCCTTGCGGTCATGGAGCGCGTCGCGAACGATACGTGCGGTCGGACTGCACTGTGGAGACTCGGGGACGTCCTGGTTGTGCGGCGATCGAGCGGATCACTATGCTCGCGGGAAACCGAGCCGAAGGAGCTTCGCATCGTGTCGCGATCCGGTGACGCCGGCCCGATCCCCAGCGCCGACGCTGCGGTCGCCGACGACCGGTCCATGCACGGCACCACGGTTGACGAAATCAATAGGCTGCTCGCTCTGCTTGGCCGGATACCGGATGACGTTCGTCAATTCACGCACACCGCCGAGGACGCCCGGCAACGCTACGGGTTTACGGGCGATCTGCTCGAGACGATGATCGGCGCGGGCCTGCCGCACCGACGCGACACGCACGGCGCCGCCCGCTACGACCTGACCGACCTCAAGAACATGGCGACGCACCTTACGGTCGGCGCCGGTCCACGGGCGGCGCTGCGGTACTGGGCGGCCGCGTACAACCGTGCCACGAGCCAGGTCAACTACGAGGTGCGCTACCGGGTGAAGTGCCCTACGCCAGGCCACTCCGGCCGGTGCCGCTACCGGGCACTGATGCCGGGTGGGCAGGTGGTCGAGCGCGAGGCCGCACCGGACGATGCGCAGCCCTTGCCCGTCGTCCGGTTCACCCTGGGTAACGACTGGCCTGACCTGCCCGCATCCGTGCGGGACGTCCTGGCCGAGGTGGAAGGCCTGACGTTCATGAATCTTCCGGAGATCCTGCGTTGGGATCTGGATTTCATGCGTCGTACCGGGCTGGCCGATTGTGCCGGTGCGGCAAAGCTGCTGGTCACGGAAGGTCGACGGCGTGGGCTCGCCGTCCGCTCGTCGTACGGCCTGCTCGCGACGGCACCGTACTCGACCACCCATCACTGGAGCGAGTTCGCGGTGGAGGACAGGTGGGTGCCGGTCGACCCGCTATTGATCAACTTGATGATCCGGATCGGCGTGCTGGACGCTGGACGCTGGACTCCGGCGCGCTCACCTGGATCGGTTCTCAGCCGGGTGGTGGACCACCAGGGACCGCCGATCGTCAGCCATGACGGCGTCCCGATCGACGTCACCTTCCCCACCAGGGTGAAGGTGTAGCTGCGCCGGGGCCGGTGCGGTCGGCGCCGTCTGACGACGGAAGGGCTCCGCCGGACGCCATCAGCCGTGAGAGGTGACTGACTGTGGAAAACGTCCAGCCCATGATCTCCGCCCCTGTCCCGGCCGACCGGTTCACCGCGCAGGCGGTGCGCCAGGGACCGTTGACATGGAGCCAGCAGTTCTTCTGGTTCGACCACCACTGGCTGACCTTCCCGCATCGGCGCGTGCTGCTGCTCCGCTACACCTGGGACCCGCCCGCCGGGACGTCGCTGGCCGCGTTGGGCGCCGCGTTGGACGCCCTGGTCCTGCGGCATGAGGCACTACGTACCCGGTACGGCGTCGGCGCGGACGGGCAACCGGTGCAGGTTGTGCTGCCCCCGGAACCCGTTTCGGTCATCACCTGTCCGACTGGAAACAGCGCCGACGAGGCCGCGCTCATCACCCGCATGCGGGAACGTGACCTGGACATCGGCGGTGATCCGCCGATCCGCGTCGGGGTGCTGACCGACTCGGAAGGGTACGCCGATCGCGTGATCGTCATGGTGCACCACTTCTCCGTCGACCTGGGCGGGCTGGACGCGATGGTCGCCGAGCTGGAGCAGCTGTCGGCTGGTGCGGCCGGCTTCGCCGCCCGCCCGGCATGGCAGCCACTCGACCAGGCAGCGGCCGAGCAGTCCGCCAGAGGCCGGGTGCGTGCCAAGCGCACGCGTCTCTATTGGGAGAATCTGTACTCCCGCATGCCGTACCAGACGTTCCCGGACCGCAAGCGTGGCCCGTTCCCGCAGCGCTACCACCTGCTGGGACTGCGCTGCGATGACGTGGAGGGTGCCGTCCGTGACGTCGCCAACCGCTACCAGAGCAGTCCGGCATCCGTCTATCTCGCCGCTTTCGGTGCGTTCCTCTCCCTGGTTTCCGGCCAACGGTCCTGCGCTGTCACCGTGGCCGCGTCCAATCGGATCACCGCCCCGTCGGCAAAGGCCGTCGGCTGCTTGTTTCA
The nucleotide sequence above comes from Micromonospora pallida. Encoded proteins:
- a CDS encoding AMP-binding protein, with translation MSLFAWLTDPPDDRGIHIASATIDEWDFTPYPRLAELTWAAARRLRQAGVERGDVVVLVRWASVEFVADFFATLVLGATPTAVAPPRAFRDRAAYTAHLERIIRLVGARVLSTSADVAAQLASLAHAQGCAVVTEIADEPVAAGTVTPPEVGLIQFSSGSTSAPKGIRISFEALQGQLSTLSQWMQLTPRDRHVSWMPLHHDMGLVGQLLAPMNRTADVWLMRPDQFVRSPSRWLRRLGEGVPTGAVTPPFGLAHVVRRVRPADVAGLDLSNLRFVIVGAERIEDSVLEAFLRLLEPCGLRREVLLPSYGLAEATLAVTGTSMHGAYPVLDVDPASLVIGERVASAMPDSRRLRLVGCGTPLSGMSVRVVDDDGHTVGDDMFGEIEIGGVSLADGYIGEDGAEDFAGTLRTGDAGFVRDGQLYVVGRLGESVKQFGAWLFAEDAERCARNVANSPQRTVALLGVLEGRNTAAVLVEGGIGDAAPAIGQAVVEGTDGLRVQVYAVPPGTIIRTTSGKLKRQEMWLRLIRGEMGGSMKWDSDPVTEEMLS
- a CDS encoding transglutaminase domain-containing protein translates to MSRSGDAGPIPSADAAVADDRSMHGTTVDEINRLLALLGRIPDDVRQFTHTAEDARQRYGFTGDLLETMIGAGLPHRRDTHGAARYDLTDLKNMATHLTVGAGPRAALRYWAAAYNRATSQVNYEVRYRVKCPTPGHSGRCRYRALMPGGQVVEREAAPDDAQPLPVVRFTLGNDWPDLPASVRDVLAEVEGLTFMNLPEILRWDLDFMRRTGLADCAGAAKLLVTEGRRRGLAVRSSYGLLATAPYSTTHHWSEFAVEDRWVPVDPLLINLMIRIGVLDAGRWTPARSPGSVLSRVVDHQGPPIVSHDGVPIDVTFPTRVKV
- a CDS encoding RNA-guided endonuclease InsQ/TnpB family protein, with translation MTRAVKRAYKYRFYPTPEQADLLNRTFGCVRKVYNLALHARIEAWQQRQERVTYNVTSGMLTVWKKSEELAFLNEVSSVPLQQTLRHLQAGFVAFWDKRARYPRFKSKRRSRASAEFTSRAFRYRDGTLTLAKLAEPLDIVWSRPLPDGATPSTVTVSRDAAGRWFVSLLCEDTITPEPATRTAVGIDAGLDSLLTLSTGEKITNPRHERTDRERLARAQRELARKEKDSANQAKARLQVARIHARIVDRRRDHLHKLTTRLVRENQTLVIEDLSVRNMVKNHSLARAISDAAWRQFRELLTYKCAWYGRDLVVIDRWYPSSKTCSVCGAVAETMPLGVRSWTCRCGTIHDRDVNAARNILAAGLAVTACGAGVRPQRDTSRTGQSAVKQETLGATQGIPRL
- a CDS encoding ferritin-like domain-containing protein, which encodes MEDRSGSLVFESTTTTRFTWDYEAKADKLRALYEKGKAAQWNALTDIDWSAELRYGAPLPETAASAAQLRSPDCPVPPELWNDYRWEYHCWMTSQFLHGEQGALLATSRLVQIVPNIDDKLYAASQVADEARHVEAFSMYLQRLGRSYPINPALRSLLFQVVADNRWDIVYLGMQVIVEGLALAVFRFGQASAFDPVIQQITELVARDEARHVAFGVLALQGSYDELTSAERAERTDFLKEASLLMSRRFQLEEIWERMDLDVAAGIRYARSDPTMVDFRRALFAKIVSIIQKLGLLTPDVRTHLEELSLLRPSAGVRR